A segment of the Colletotrichum destructivum chromosome 3, complete sequence genome:
TTACCGCCGGGATCACCTGGAATGCGACACCTGGAATGCGGCAATCTCTTAGTCAGCTTATGTCTACTCCTCAGGTTGCTTCCAATGACTCGAAGCGTCTCAATCTTGGGAATGTCAAATTTTAGTTTGATTAGTCTTAACGATATGTTGGTTTGCTTTGTGTTGGTATTGCCCAAGGCGTTAACATGATGCCTGGGCTTCCCTCCCCAGCCCCGATGGCATGCCTAATTTTGATTTGCCAAGTGCCTCTTGCATGTCTATCATCCTCCAAATATCGGTTTGTAGCCGCGCAAAGTCTATGTGTCAGGTGTTTTGTGTGTTGTGTCGCACACCAGTTGATGCAATGAGTGAATTGAGACCGTGAGTGTCGTGAGTAAGTAATGCTGATGTGGATGTGTATGTGCTGCCGCCCGCTGCCTTCTCATGAAAAGACCGAAAAGGAATGAAATAAATTATTTGACAGAAATCGCATTATCATGACGCCGGACTGCTttacagcagcagcatggcgccggcgataaaggcggcgagggagaggggcaGGGCGATCGAAACACCGCCAACTGGGGAGGCAACATTCTGtaggccgccgccaccgccgctgctAGACTCGGAAGATTCGGTAGCGGCCGGTTCAGGGTTCACCGCGACAAAAGATGTCGCCGTCACGAGCACAACTTCGCCGttggaggccgtcgacgtaAAGGTGGAACGGACCTCGCTTAAGCTGGTGGTCTGGGGCGAGGAGcgagtggtggtgggtgtcTCTCGCGTGTTTGCTGCCAATCAGTTAGCAATCGTGTCTAAGACGAGGGAGTGACAAGGTCCAAGTCTCTTTGGAATCCACACATCATCCATAATCCCACAAACGGCCGTCCAGGGTCCGCAAAACATGAATTGAATGGGCTACAAAACCGCGGATACAACATACCAGATACAGACAGAGACACAGTCGACAACACCGTCGACACAGGCGAAGAGGAGATCGTGGGAGACGAGGTGGTCACGACCGCAGTAGTAGTCTCGACAGAAAGGGAAGTAGACGTACCCTGCGCGGACGCACTCGAGGACCCCAATGAGACCGTAGTGAGAGCGGACGAGGGAGCAGAAGAAGGGAcagcagaggaagaagaggaaggagaccCACTGGTCGTCGGAGGGGACTCGGTGGAGACGGAAGAGGACCCAACAgtagaagagggagacgcGGTTGGCTCCGTTTGAAACGTACCAGAAGTAGTGGGCGCTGCTGACGTTGCCGGAGTTgtgggggtggtgggtgcGGGCTGCGATGACTGAGGAGTGGTCTGTTGCTGGGTGTTGGACTGCACCGTCGAGGGGGTCTCCGGCTCCGGGGTGGAGCTAGTGGCCGGGGtagacggcgacggcgacggcgagggagtTGGGGTTGGGGTCGGGGTTGGGGTCGGGGTTGGAGTATCACTTGCGGggggcgccgatgaggcAGGCGACGAAGGCGTTTCGGTGGCCGAAGGCGTGTCCGTGGCTGGAGGCGTCGGGGTGGCAGACGGAGTAGTCGTGCCATTGTCCTGACGCTTTGCCAGTTGGCCCAGAGCAGAAGCTAGTTCGGCATCGTCCGCctcgaaggcggcgatggcgtccttgTCCGAGGGGTAGACACCATCCTGGTAACGATCGGGGAAGTAGGCATGAAGCAGCCTGTGAATGAGATCTACCTTGGCGGGATCCTGAGCTTCACCCTCGGCAACAAGGACTTGCTCCTGATGATGCCTCGTGCAAGGTCTTGCCCGGTGGCCGATGGCGGAGGCGAGACCGAGGGTCATCAGGCCGCACACCAGGACGGTGAGCAGGACACGGCGGGCAGCGGTCATCTTGTTTGGCGTCCTGGAAGGTCTCGGAGTCGTGGCAGGAATCCCCTTCTCGTAGGCAGCGACAGGCAGCAGTCCCTCTTCTAGGTGTTGGTCAAACTTGGTATCGGAGGCCATGGTagcgagagggagaagaggcaAGGCCGGGGTATCAGGTTGTTATAGAAGGGACGGGGTGCGTGCGAGAAGGTTACTGCCCAAGGCGGGCGAGACGGAAACGACTGCGTGAGGTCCAatggacggcgtcgccagcACACTGCGGTATATGCAGGGCAGGGTCGGTGACAGATGCGGGACTCTGTTTTAGCGTTATAGCTGCAGCAAAGGTGGCGGAAACGCAAGAGCAGATGTaagagaagaggggaaaggaGACCCCGGCGGTGGAGGCTTAGAGATTTGTATAAGTGGTTGCAAGCGGCCTCCGTTTGGTGGATGTGAGGGGAATGGGGAGGAAAAAACAATGATAGGTCGTGGTACCTGGCCGGCCGAAACCCTTTGTCGGTGGCTGGTATGAAGACCCAGCGGGTTAGGTGTATGCTCTACAACTTCTTCGTACCCGGGGTTTGGTGTCAGAAGGGGGAAGATGGCCCTGCAGCTGAATTGTTTTTCGTCTGAGGCAGCAAGCCTGAACTGATGAGTTGATTGAGGATTTGAGGCTGACGACAGGTATGGGCGCAGATTGTTGTGAGGTCCAGCAATCTCGCAGTGTACACGGAGGAATGTGAGTCGAAATGGTAAGAATTTAACGCGAGGTGGCAATGGATTGAGCCCGATGAGTTGCTGTGAAGTGGCAAGCGAGCGTCGTAAACAAACCGGCAGAGGAATCGAGCGAAAGGATGGCGAGAGACAGGACGGTATGGATAATCAGACAAGAAAGGCGAAAAGCAGGTGTGAGCGAGGGGATTGGCGTTTAAACCTGTTGAAGATGATCCCGGGCAAGACCTGCACATTGGCGTGGCCCAGCCGGCTTGGGAAGGGAAGGATAAGAGAGTCGGGGCGATGGGGACCACATCTTTTGTGCATATAAGATTCCCTGTTTCGCCGCTCCGGCGACGCAGCTACGCGCACCCCTGTTTTGTCGCCCAACTCTACAAGCGCTCTTTTCTCTTGTGTACTTATTGGTGATGAGTGATGGCCCCCTGGTCGAACCAGGGAGGAGCTTCTGTCCCGCACTGCATCTGGATCCGCTTCACTAatgaagaaagaagaggaaaacaGAAAGGGgaaaataaaaaaaaggaCAAAACACTCAAACCCCCCAACCGCTCCTGTGCAACCAACGTCCTTCGCCGCGAAGCAGCACTGAGCTTCCTAATTGCATCAACCCACCCACTTCTTCCATTACCGTGTATATCTCGTCATTGCGGTGTCCATCAACTTGCCACGAGCTAAGGCAGCTGGCAATGGCACTGGCAGCCTGCATGTTGCACAGGGATCGACAACCGATGTGtcaccccccttcccactATCCAGTTAATATGGGATATTTCTTTCCTCCTTCCTAcctttcttcccttttttcTCGTCGACTCCAATCTTGGGCCGAGAATGTCGAAAGCCCATTGATGGCGCTAGGCATGTCTTTCCGTCCCTGCTACCCACTGTCTAAAGCCACTGGCTTGGGTTCCCACCCCGGCGGTCCCGTCAAGTGGGTTGTGACATCACGGTGAGCCTCCATATGTGCAGTTTATTCGTACACACGAGTCTCGTATCGTCTCACGAGGAATCGTCAGTCTGATCTAATGTCCCACACATTTGCACAAATTGGTGGATGAGTTCTACTCGGTACATAAAATGTACTAGTGTAGTCGCTCATTGCTTAAAGTCGATACGAGCTGTCTGATGCGTGGCCATGCGTATTTGATGACCTGACCGCTTGTGGTGACTCTGCCCATACACACCCATCCCCTCCGCCTAATGCCATGCATATATATGACGCCGATCAGTGACCAGTCATACCATAAACGTTGCCTCAGTGAAGTTGGTTCCATCCTCGCATCATTGCTTCTGCGATCTGAGTCCTGACTTTCGAAGCCTGCACCCAGCCGCCTTAGGTAGTGTAAAGAGGTGTAACCGTACTTCGTAGGCAGGCTGGTAGGTAGCGGGCGCCCGGGGTCGGGGTCTGGGGTCTCGGTGCCGCAGCTTTTGCGACATCCACCACGTTGGCACTGCATGCATGCAGATGCAGGTCGATTACGAACCCACTGTCGGGTCAGCTTTGCAGGTGTCGCGGGTCCTCAAGGGAGCTGATGGATGACGCTTGTTGCTTTTTGGCCTCGGTTTCCCTTCCGCTGATAGAGCCTCAATATCGATCCCTCCCTCGACTTAAACTTAGGTGAACAAATGTCTTTGGGACCGAAAGAGATGGCTCCTGGCCGGAACGAACGCGCCCTCCCTGCCCGATGTACATCGTCAAACGGCGAGTGTGATTGTACAGCCGTGCACCGTCCATTTGGATCCGATTCCGTCCTCCGTGGACGTGGACAGTGGCTGTGGTCGTCGCCCGCTCGGCGCGTTCGTTACCGGCTGTGCACCTGAAGCCACCGGACGACTTTTCAGCCCCGTTTGACGTTCTGTTTGCGTGCGTTTGAAACAGCGAGCATAGGTACCATGCGGACGGAGAGTGTGCCGTCGCTCTACGATGTACTGTGTATCAGGGCGACAGACGGACGTTCCCGCCAGACCGTCACGACGGGGCTGGGGTCGACACTCGATAAGATAATAGAGCCTCTCGTATTTTGACTTTTCCCGTGGGTTTGTTTCTTTTGTTTGGAGGAGTGTGTGGCCTGTGCTGTGGTTTCTCCAGCATACCCCCGGTCCCTGACAGCCAATGCTCGAGCCACTGCAGGGACCAGGTAATACGAGATGCGCCCTcactctccctctctctttttctctctatttctctctccctcaccAAGTTACATGGGTCCTGGGGCAGTTGAGCAGTCCGAAGTCGAATGCCGGGCCTCGACTCTCTTCACAGTCGCGGATGCTGACTTAATCAGGTGCGGCATGCTTCGTGGCCCGCTACCGTAGCAAAAGCAACCGGGTTCTAGCGGGGGGCGAAGGGACCGAGGCAGCCGTGGATTTCTGCCAATTCGCTGCATCGACGGGAAGATCAAGGAGGGTAGCGTCCGAATTGGGAAACGGTCAGCGACGCCGACTCCGATACGGTCGCCCCACGATCTGCCCGTGGTTGTGGCTTGCCGCTTCCGATTTCCAATTGACAGATATTTTTGGCACATCTTTCGCTGACGACGCCGCTTGGCGAGCGCAAGAACTAGGCGGATGGATGGGACGTGACGatctcgacgatgccggagGAAcagtttttcttttcttttttcttggACGACACTGACTCCCACTCCAGATTACTTAcatgctctctctctctctctctctctctctttcttaTTGACCCTCTGGGTTTAGAGGTTCGTGACAAATGTGACGCAAGGTcggcccctctccccctccacaCGACCCTTAGGCATTTCGTCAGCCGTCCACCATATCGCAACGTCGCAACCGGTCTTGCAAGTTGACAGCAACATGTTTAATTGATTCTGCACCGATGACCATCGTAAAAGCTGCATGTGGTGTGCGTGCGCTGCCATAACCAGGCCGCCAAGTCAAGTCGAACACGTGACGGAACCGCGATATATGATGCCAAGGTCTGTCGAATACTACTAGGCTGGTCATCACTGTGTGCTGACGCAGCCAATTGAGTTTATCGTCTCAATGAGCTGGAGGCTGACCGCGCTTTGGCTTGGCCTGTGCCGGTGTCGAGATTACTTAAAAATGACACCGCGACGTCAACATTACTcccgtcgagaagggagaaTGCCAGGCATTGCCTGTCCACCCACCGCATCGGGATCGCGAATCGAGGCTGGGTGTCGGACATGGGATCACCGGATTGTGAGTTTGCATGCCTGTATCAGATTGCTCCCCATGTGGCAAGTGCATGTTGTCAAGCGCCTCATTATCATATCACAGTAGTGTTTCTTGTCATCTTGTCTCGCGAGTCTCGCGAACGAGAGACGTGCCTTCGGTCCCGTCGGGAAGGTTTTTGTACAGTGTATCACAGCATTACCTAATCATCCTCACCCGCAGTTCCAGCGCTCAACCGGAACCCAGCTTGGCAGCCCCGCCAAGAACAGCATGGCAAGCTGGGCCTTGGGCGCCCTTGGCTAAGCCACTGGCTATGCTGTTTGGCCTTACGGCTCGTGCACGCAGCGGAACCTCCtaaggaaaagaagaagaaaaagggaaaaagagTGGGAAAATCCGGTCGGCAGTGGGAGGGAATGTCATATCCTAGCAGGCTGGGGCCTTGGCCGCTGTCGCTTGTCACTGTGCCGTCCCGTCCAGTGTCCAGTCGCGTTGGCGCATTCCTCCCTGGCGCCGCGCGGCTGATGGGCCGCTTTCCCAACACGGCGAGGCAAGAAAGCCCGCTACAAACCTGTGCGgccccagccagcccagtTGACAGACAACACACAGCTTTAGCGGTTCGCAACCTAACCCAATTTgcgcctctctctcgctctctcgctctcgtgTTTTTGTCTTTCATGTGATGGGGAGCTCCCCACTACCACCTCAGCGTCGTCAAacctccctcctctccctcaccACTGATCGCCAATGGCTTGACTTTGACTAAATTTGAccaaacaacatcaacaaaaCAAGCAGTCTTCGTGTTCCGACGTCTTGGACCACGCTCGCCTACGTCCACCTGGGACACACCCCTCGTCTTACCTAGCCCCATGTTGCCCAGCAGCGTCAACACCCATAaccacgcccacgcccatACTCGCACCCGTACCCGCGCCCAATAGCTTCGGCGACTTGTGGATGAACGCTGGCACAACACCTCCCCGATGCGATAGCTTCGTCATGCCCGAGCACCTCGACCCAAACGCTCTCTTCGGCCACGATACAGAAGAAAACGATGAGATCCGGACCCTCAGTCGATCACCCCATCCCTACCACCACCTCAACACCGAGCTCCCTCACCCCGCCCATCGCCTAGTGTACCGCCCGGCCAATgcaacgccgacgccgccgaggacctcgtcagCAGATTCGAGCCGAACCCCGtctcctttcccctccttcACCAAGGACTCTTCGCAGGGGAGCGATAGCGGTACTGAAGCCGACGATGAGCATTTCTTAAAGGGGCTTCCGGCACCCAAGGTGCGTCTGCATAAGGGGTTGAGGGGGCGCAATGAAGTGCTTTCGGGCGCATCCACACCCTTGTTCTCTCCAGaccaggaggaggatgcccTCCAAAGACGtaaggaaaaggaagacCGGAAAGAAGCTCGCAGATTCCTTAACGAACGCAACTACCGGCGTACCAAGGAGCTCATTCGCCGCGTATCCGAGTTCGTCATTGTTGGCTCCCTTTTTGCCGTCGTTCGTTCCAATCCTACGGTGAGGcccatcttctccgcctGGAGTCGAGGTACGTGATGCCCAGCTGGCGGGCCAGACGTAAACTAACAATCTACAGAACTGCGCTTCCCAGGCGCGTTGATCACGTCTCTTATGATCCTCTACCCATTCCGACTGATCGCGTGGTCGATCCGCCACCAAACCTCGTCCAAGAAGTCGCCAATCACCGTGCCAACCATCTTCGATCCCGCGCCTATTTTATATCCGCCTTCCGTGACGCTACTGCTGTCACTCTTAATATCCCCCGACAATCAGGCCGTCATCCTCCCAAACATCGTTCTCAGCATTTCATCGATACCCAAATATTTAATTCCTACGGCAGACGCTTACGAGGCAATCAACCCTCTTCAATGGATATTCTCATGCCTACCAGTGTTGATGTCCCACCAGACGACACCTACGTCGCACGCAAGACCGGCCGTCTCTCCAGAGACTGCCGTCCTTCTCTATCCGCTGCATCAGACTCTACTCTTGGTGTTGCATTACCttacgacgacgagcttgcTTACAGCCGAGCTACAGCTATTGTCCATTGCCCTGATCAATGTACTGCTGCTCGCACACTCGCCCCAAGCTACCATTCTCCAAGCACTCCTATggggaggcggcgtcggcgtcctcgtcatctgtGGACCCGTTATTCGATGGGGAATCGCCTTGGCTAGGGTTCCGAGGCTACGATTCAAGCGGGTTGTATCCCCTTCGAAAAAATCGTCCGTCTTTGGATTCCTCTCCGAAGGCTTGTCCATACGCCGCTTCAAGCATGAACTGCTGGGTTCGTCGCTGGAGGAATCTGCTTCGGAGCTGGGCGActccgaggacgagatcgtGAACGGGCAGTTCTCAAATGTGATGAGAGTCAGGACGTTCGGCATGGCCGACATGCCATCCCAAGCAGACCGCAAGCTGGACGGGTCTTGGAGCAAGTCTCCAGAATCGCCAAACGGCACCACCGTTGGGCGACGCAATACCTTCCCTTACACCCTAcagcggcctcggcctcgacgatcCCTGACCCACACATCGGCGGGTCGCAGGAAGCGCACCGCTTCGACCACCGTCCGCTCGTTCTTCAAACTGACCGAGGCACAAGCCACCGTGAGAAAATGGACGTACGCAACCTATGTCTACATctgcatcgtcgccatcattCTTGTGCCCGTGCGAGAGTACATCGGCAGATTTGCCCTGATGGGCAACGAACCTGTCGGGTGGGCGCTGGGATATCTCTTTGGTGAGCTGCCGCGGTTCAGATTCAAAGTCGTTGAAGCGAACCTTGAGCGGTGGATTTGCTTGCCTACGCGCCTAGATGAAGGCGCAAAGGTGGCCTGCCATCTCGGTTGGGTGCAGCGCATCCGGCTCTCCGACTTTGGCGAGGCGAACACGCGACTGCTGATGAGCGCCTATTGGCTTGCCatagtcgtcgtcggcttaACTGTGGTCATCCGCCTTGACCCGAAGTACGAAGTGGACACGAGGCGAAAGGTGTTCCACTTCATGATGGTTGGCATGTTCCTACCGGCGACCTACATCGACCCCGTTTTCGCCGGCCTGGCGCTGTCCCTGGTCCTCGCAATTTTCCTTatcctcgacctcctgcGAGCGAGTCAGCTACCGCCCCTGTCGAGACCCATTGCCTCTTTCCTCACTCCCTACGTCGACGGAAGAGACCACAAAGGCCCCGTCGTCATTTCGCATCTGTTCCTCCTGATCGGCTGCGCCATCCCGCTTTGGCTGTCCCTGGCAACCCTTCCGCGTACCGGCAGCGGATACCTGACCGACTGGGAGGTACCGACGCGTGAGGTGAGCATGGTGGCGGGCGTCATCTGCGTTGGTTTAGGCGATGCAGCCGCATCCCTTATCGGCCGCCGGTACGGACATCGTAAGTGGGTCTGGGGCGGCGGAAAGAGTCTCGAGGGCAGCGTGGCCTTCGCCGTGGCggtcttcctcggcctcatggcggcgacgacgtggtTGAGGGTTGGGGGCTGGCCagtcgccgacgagcagcAGGTGACCTGGCCCGCGGCCGCTCGCAACGCTGGTTTTTGCGCCAGCATCGCCAGCTTGACGGAGGCCGTCCTGACCGGCGGAAACGATAACGTTATTGTGCCGGTGGTGCTCTGGACGTGTGTCAAAAGCATCGGGGTATAGGCATAGAAGGGGTTATGGATGGCGTTTGATGGCTGGTCAATGGGGTCTGCTGGTTTGGCCTAAAAACTTCCTTAGAGCATCCAATGGGTATTATGATCATTACGAATGCAACGTTTTGTTTTCTGTATGTTTTGCTGCGACCCTCATGGTGTGGTTAACCGCCCATGCCGGTTTCTATCTCATTTCCCATTCCTAGGTGCAAATGCCATGcaatgtgtgtgtgtgtgtgtgtgtgtgtgtgtgtgtgtgtcggtTTCAACGGGACGATTTGCATAACAAGCTTATTCTCCCCGGTCTGTCACTCACTGCCCCAAATCATGACATCAGATCCTCGAGtatggcctcgagctcctcccgCCCGAACGGGATGCTCAATAGCTCCGTGCCGAGTGCATCCTTCCTGCTGGTGATGATTTGATGGTCGTGGAACCTGCGCTCGTCAGTCAATGTTCAAGGACATGAGAATGCCGGGTGAGAAAAGATAACGCGCGCGTGTGTATACATACTCCTTCAACAGCGTGCGGAAGGCCATCTCGGAACTGCAGATGaagtcctcgacggccttgttGTACACCATCCGGTACTCGACGC
Coding sequences within it:
- a CDS encoding Putative polyprenol kinase family, with protein sequence MNAGTTPPRCDSFVMPEHLDPNALFGHDTEENDEIRTLSRSPHPYHHLNTELPHPAHRLVYRPANATPTPPRTSSADSSRTPSPFPSFTKDSSQGSDSGTEADDEHFLKGLPAPKVRLHKGLRGRNEVLSGASTPLFSPDQEEDALQRRKEKEDRKEARRFLNERNYRRTKELIRRVSEFVIVGSLFAVVRSNPTVRPIFSAWSRELRFPGALITSLMILYPFRLIAWSIRHQTSSKKSPITVPTIFDPAPILYPPSVTLLLSLLISPDNQAVILPNIVLSISSIPKYLIPTADAYEAINPLQWIFSCLPVLMSHQTTPTSHARPAVSPETAVLLYPLHQTLLLVLHYLTTTSLLTAELQLLSIALINVLLLAHSPQATILQALLWGGGVGVLVICGPVIRWGIALARVPRLRFKRVVSPSKKSSVFGFLSEGLSIRRFKHELLGSSLEESASELGDSEDEIVNGQFSNVMRVRTFGMADMPSQADRKLDGSWSKSPESPNGTTVGRRNTFPYTLQRPRPRRSLTHTSAGRRKRTASTTVRSFFKLTEAQATVRKWTYATYVYICIVAIILVPVREYIGRFALMGNEPVGWALGYLFGELPRFRFKVVEANLERWICLPTRLDEGAKVACHLGWVQRIRLSDFGEANTRLLMSAYWLAIVVVGLTVVIRLDPKYEVDTRRKVFHFMMVGMFLPATYIDPVFAGLALSLVLAIFLILDLLRASQLPPLSRPIASFLTPYVDGRDHKGPVVISHLFLLIGCAIPLWLSLATLPRTGSGYLTDWEVPTREVSMVAGVICVGLGDAAASLIGRRYGHRKWVWGGGKSLEGSVAFAVAVFLGLMAATTWLRVGGWPVADEQQVTWPAAARNAGFCASIASLTEAVLTGGNDNVIVPVVLWTCVKSIGV